A DNA window from Candidatus Deferrimicrobiaceae bacterium contains the following coding sequences:
- the purH gene encoding bifunctional phosphoribosylaminoimidazolecarboxamide formyltransferase/IMP cyclohydrolase: protein MAKIQRAILSVSDKTGLVDFAKGLSKLGILLYASGGTATALKQKKVPVTLIEDYTGFPEMLDGRVKTLNPKIHGGLLAVRGKAEHMKTIKEHGILPFDMVVVNLYPFEATIAKKGCTREEAIENIDIGGPTMLRSAAKNSQDVAVVTDPADYKEILAKLVKGKGKLDAETHAELGRKVFALTARYDAAISNYLGKGADAKDEYPVTFTAQWNRKQTLRYGENPHQTSAFYADATLPVEPTLGGALQLQGKELSYNNIVDIDAALQLVLEFSEPAAVIIKHTNPSGVGTGRRLIDAFDKARACDPVSAFGGVIGFNRPVTAETAKAVASTFFEAIIAPSYDKEAKKILSAKANLRVLETGHDYVWAAEAGYEMKKVSGGLLLQTRDRHALATKDLKVVTKRKPTPDEIKGLLFAWKVCKHVKSNAIVFALKDRTLGVGAGQMSRVDSAKIAVMKAQKPLKGTVIASDAFFPFRDGLDTAAAAGATAVIQPGGSVRDAELIAAADEHGMAMVFTGVRHFRH from the coding sequence ATGGCCAAGATTCAGCGAGCGATTCTGAGCGTGTCGGACAAAACCGGTCTCGTCGATTTTGCGAAGGGGCTGTCAAAGCTTGGCATCCTGTTGTACGCCTCCGGCGGGACGGCGACGGCGCTCAAGCAGAAGAAGGTTCCGGTGACGCTGATCGAGGACTACACCGGCTTCCCCGAGATGCTCGACGGCCGCGTCAAGACGCTCAACCCCAAGATCCACGGCGGGCTGCTCGCGGTGCGCGGCAAGGCCGAGCACATGAAGACGATCAAGGAACACGGCATCCTCCCGTTCGACATGGTGGTCGTCAACCTCTACCCGTTCGAGGCGACCATCGCGAAGAAGGGCTGCACCCGCGAAGAGGCGATCGAAAACATCGACATCGGCGGCCCGACGATGCTCCGCTCGGCGGCCAAGAACAGCCAGGACGTCGCGGTCGTCACCGATCCGGCCGACTACAAGGAGATCCTCGCGAAGCTGGTCAAGGGCAAGGGGAAGCTCGACGCGGAGACGCACGCCGAGCTCGGACGCAAGGTGTTCGCTCTCACCGCGCGCTATGACGCCGCGATCTCCAACTACCTCGGCAAGGGCGCCGATGCGAAGGACGAATACCCGGTCACCTTCACCGCCCAGTGGAACCGCAAGCAGACGCTGCGCTACGGGGAGAACCCGCACCAGACCTCGGCGTTCTACGCCGATGCGACGCTCCCCGTCGAGCCGACGCTCGGCGGCGCGCTCCAGCTCCAGGGCAAGGAGCTCTCCTACAACAACATCGTCGACATCGACGCGGCGCTTCAGCTCGTGCTCGAATTCTCCGAGCCCGCGGCGGTCATCATCAAGCACACCAACCCCTCGGGCGTGGGCACGGGACGCCGGCTGATCGACGCCTTCGACAAGGCGCGCGCCTGCGACCCGGTTTCCGCATTCGGCGGCGTCATCGGCTTCAACCGGCCCGTGACGGCCGAGACCGCCAAGGCGGTTGCCAGCACCTTCTTCGAGGCGATCATCGCCCCGTCCTACGACAAGGAGGCGAAGAAGATCCTCTCGGCCAAGGCCAATCTTCGGGTACTCGAGACGGGGCACGACTATGTCTGGGCGGCCGAAGCGGGCTACGAGATGAAAAAGGTGTCCGGCGGGCTTCTGCTCCAGACGCGCGACCGCCATGCGCTGGCGACGAAGGATCTCAAGGTCGTCACCAAGCGCAAGCCGACGCCCGACGAGATCAAGGGGCTGCTGTTCGCCTGGAAGGTGTGCAAGCACGTCAAGTCCAACGCGATCGTCTTCGCCCTCAAGGACCGCACGCTGGGCGTCGGCGCGGGCCAGATGAGCCGCGTCGACTCGGCCAAGATCGCGGTGATGAAGGCGCAGAAGCCCTTGAAGGGCACGGTCATCGCGTCCGACGCCTTCTTCCCGTTCCGCGACGGGCTCGACACGGCGGCTGCGGCCGGCGCCACGGCGGTCATCCAGCCGGGCGGCTCGGTGCGCGACGCCGAGCTGATCGCGGCGGCCGACGAGCACGGGATGGCGATGGTGTTCACCGGCGTCCGCCACTTCCGGCATTAA
- the purD gene encoding phosphoribosylamine--glycine ligase, whose amino-acid sequence MKVLLVGGGGREHALAWKIAQSPLVDKIYAAPGNPGIARHAELVAIPADDVAALCAFAVEKHVGLVVVGPEIPLVLGLSDALASTGIPVFGPDKAGAQLEGSKVFMKEMLASCGIPTAPFRVFDEYDDAEQYVLTHRLPVVVKADGLAAGKGVAVAGTYEEAVTFLRQVMVDRVFGDAGDRVVVEECLPGEEASYIVFTDGEKVVPLPSSQDHKRIGDNDAGPNTGGMGAYSPAPVVTPEVDRRVMKEVFEPLLAGLRTAGIRYRGILYAGLMIEYGVPRVLEFNVRFGDPEAQPLFLRMKNDLVPLMLQCAQGRLTDATLEIDPRPTVCVVMASSGYPGAYRKGMPIAGIDEAEKLGDVQVFHAGTAIENGKLVTAGGRVLGVTAIGEDLRAAIRRAYKAVDAIDWEGAYYRADIGKKALDRGGM is encoded by the coding sequence ATGAAGGTGCTGTTGGTGGGCGGCGGGGGGCGCGAGCATGCGCTGGCCTGGAAGATCGCGCAGAGCCCGCTGGTCGACAAGATCTACGCGGCGCCGGGCAATCCCGGCATCGCCCGCCATGCCGAGCTGGTCGCCATTCCGGCCGACGACGTGGCGGCGCTGTGCGCCTTCGCCGTCGAGAAGCACGTCGGGCTCGTGGTAGTCGGCCCCGAGATCCCGCTGGTGCTGGGGCTCTCCGACGCGCTGGCGTCGACCGGCATCCCCGTCTTCGGCCCCGACAAGGCGGGGGCGCAGCTCGAGGGCTCCAAGGTGTTCATGAAGGAAATGCTTGCCTCGTGCGGCATCCCCACGGCGCCCTTCCGCGTGTTCGACGAATACGACGACGCCGAGCAGTACGTGCTGACGCATCGGCTTCCGGTGGTCGTCAAGGCCGACGGGCTGGCGGCCGGCAAGGGCGTCGCGGTCGCAGGCACCTACGAAGAGGCGGTGACGTTCCTTCGCCAGGTGATGGTCGACCGGGTCTTCGGCGACGCGGGCGACCGGGTCGTCGTCGAGGAGTGCCTGCCCGGCGAGGAGGCGTCCTACATCGTCTTCACCGACGGCGAAAAGGTCGTGCCGCTGCCCAGCTCGCAGGACCACAAGCGGATCGGCGACAACGACGCTGGCCCCAACACCGGCGGCATGGGCGCCTATTCGCCCGCGCCGGTCGTCACTCCCGAGGTCGACCGCCGGGTGATGAAAGAGGTGTTCGAGCCGCTGCTCGCCGGCCTGCGGACCGCCGGCATCCGCTACCGGGGCATCCTCTACGCGGGGCTCATGATCGAGTACGGCGTCCCCCGGGTGCTCGAGTTCAACGTCCGCTTCGGCGACCCCGAGGCGCAGCCGCTCTTCCTGCGCATGAAGAACGACCTCGTCCCCTTGATGCTCCAGTGCGCGCAGGGTCGCCTGACCGACGCGACGCTCGAGATCGACCCGCGGCCGACGGTGTGCGTCGTCATGGCGTCTTCGGGCTACCCGGGCGCCTATCGCAAGGGGATGCCGATCGCGGGCATCGACGAGGCCGAAAAGCTGGGCGACGTCCAGGTGTTTCACGCCGGCACCGCGATCGAGAACGGGAAACTCGTGACCGCCGGCGGACGGGTGCTCGGCGTCACGGCCATCGGCGAAGACCTGCGCGCCGCCATCCGGCGCGCCTACAAGGCCGTCGACGCCATCGACTGGGAAGGCGCCTACTACCGCGCCGACATCGGGAAGAAGGCGCTCGATCGTGGAGGGATGTGA
- the purE gene encoding 5-(carboxyamino)imidazole ribonucleotide mutase has translation MSGKVLILMGSASDADTMRETVKVLEEFGVESTLTVSSAHRSPQRTHDLVSKAEADGYSVIVAGAGAAAHLAGVVASLTVLPVIGVPLAGTPLAGFDALLSTVQMPAGIPVATVAVGKAGAQNAGHLAVQILATADPSLRDKLRGKRVAMAEAVAEAAAKL, from the coding sequence ATGTCCGGAAAAGTGCTCATCCTCATGGGAAGCGCCTCCGACGCCGACACGATGCGCGAGACGGTCAAGGTTCTCGAAGAGTTCGGCGTCGAATCCACGCTCACCGTCTCTTCGGCCCACCGCTCGCCCCAGCGCACCCACGATCTCGTATCGAAGGCCGAGGCCGACGGCTACTCGGTGATCGTCGCCGGGGCGGGCGCCGCCGCGCACCTGGCGGGCGTCGTCGCGTCGCTGACCGTGCTGCCCGTCATCGGGGTTCCGCTCGCAGGGACCCCGCTGGCCGGCTTCGACGCGCTGCTCTCGACGGTCCAGATGCCCGCGGGCATCCCCGTCGCCACGGTCGCCGTGGGCAAGGCAGGGGCGCAGAACGCGGGCCACCTCGCGGTCCAGATCCTGGCGACGGCAGATCCGTCGTTGCGCGACAAGCTCCGGGGGAAGCGCGTCGCGATGGCCGAGGCCGTCGCCGAGGCGGCCGCGAAGCTGTAA
- a CDS encoding ARMT1-like domain-containing protein, whose amino-acid sequence MITLASECYPCFFRQADLAARAHGAPETLRLALAGRIASMLHALPAGRPPAALASDLQATIRETLGADDPFHALKRRELARFGETSRRALDFVSASPDPLAAAVGLAALANIMDSGIIDDAQKDREIARIEEMAAAFVLPESFRTQVGRARTVGVLLDNAGEAAFDVPLLAWLNRAGKRVWIAAKGGPVIDDLTIDEAREIGLQQYGELFSNGNRAIGTDLAQCPPEFRERLHAADLVLSKGQGNFETLSGKLSNGWFLLRCKCPVISRAVGRPEGELLLIESASAQA is encoded by the coding sequence ATGATCACCCTCGCCTCCGAATGCTATCCCTGCTTCTTCCGGCAGGCCGACCTGGCTGCCCGAGCGCACGGGGCGCCGGAAACCCTTCGGCTCGCCCTCGCCGGAAGGATCGCCTCGATGCTCCACGCGCTGCCGGCCGGCCGTCCCCCGGCCGCGCTCGCCTCCGACCTCCAGGCGACCATCCGCGAGACGCTCGGCGCCGACGACCCGTTCCATGCGCTCAAGCGCCGCGAGCTGGCGCGCTTCGGCGAGACTTCCCGCCGCGCCCTCGACTTCGTTTCGGCGTCGCCCGACCCGCTGGCCGCTGCGGTCGGGTTGGCCGCCCTCGCCAACATCATGGATTCCGGCATCATCGACGACGCGCAGAAAGACCGGGAGATCGCCCGCATCGAGGAAATGGCGGCTGCGTTCGTCCTGCCCGAATCGTTCCGGACGCAGGTCGGGCGGGCGCGGACCGTCGGGGTGCTGCTCGACAACGCGGGCGAGGCGGCGTTCGACGTGCCGCTGCTCGCGTGGCTCAACCGCGCCGGCAAGAGGGTCTGGATCGCGGCCAAGGGCGGGCCGGTCATCGACGACCTGACGATCGACGAGGCGCGCGAGATCGGCCTCCAGCAGTACGGGGAGCTCTTTTCCAACGGCAACCGCGCGATCGGCACCGACCTCGCGCAGTGCCCTCCCGAATTCCGGGAGCGGCTCCACGCCGCCGACCTCGTGCTTTCCAAGGGGCAGGGCAACTTCGAGACGCTGTCGGGCAAGCTGTCCAACGGATGGTTCCTGCTCCGCTGCAAGTGCCCGGTCATTTCTCGTGCGGTCGGGCGGCCCGAGGGCGAGCTGCTGCTGATCGAGAGCGCGTCCGCGCAGGCATGA
- a CDS encoding L-threonylcarbamoyladenylate synthase, with amino-acid sequence MIRLADVSGGVGIPADAIRSLRSGGLVIYPTDTLYGMGVDPRSPQGLARLVRTKGRAAGKPLPLLLSGPDCAAAWAAEVPAVAARLMARFWPGALTLVLPAAAGLPAEVTGGGDTVGLRVPAHPVARALAAAAGGAVTGTSANRSGEPGLWRDAESLLSEFSGDADWLLWDGPAASGTPSTVVRVSRQGEIACIREGAVPFRTITDHLQGRR; translated from the coding sequence ATGATCCGTCTCGCGGATGTCTCCGGGGGCGTCGGGATTCCAGCCGACGCGATCCGGTCGCTCCGGTCGGGGGGGCTGGTGATCTACCCGACCGACACGCTCTACGGGATGGGGGTCGATCCCCGGTCGCCGCAGGGGCTGGCCCGGCTGGTGCGCACCAAGGGGCGCGCGGCGGGCAAGCCGCTGCCGCTGCTTCTGTCCGGCCCGGATTGCGCCGCGGCGTGGGCTGCCGAGGTCCCGGCCGTCGCCGCGAGGCTGATGGCCCGCTTCTGGCCCGGAGCCCTCACGCTGGTGCTTCCCGCCGCCGCCGGGCTGCCGGCCGAGGTCACGGGGGGCGGCGACACCGTTGGGCTTCGCGTCCCCGCCCACCCCGTCGCGCGTGCGCTGGCTGCCGCCGCCGGGGGTGCCGTCACCGGCACGTCCGCCAACCGATCGGGCGAGCCCGGCCTCTGGCGCGACGCAGAATCGCTGCTGTCCGAGTTTTCCGGCGACGCCGACTGGTTGCTGTGGGACGGCCCGGCCGCCTCGGGAACGCCGTCCACCGTCGTTCGTGTCTCGCGCCAAGGCGAAATCGCCTGCATCCGGGAGGGGGCCGTCCCCTTCCGCACCATCACCGATCACCTGCAAGGAAGGAGATAG